The Streptomyces sp. 11x1 genomic sequence GGGCGAGATCGACACCTGAACCGACCGTCAGTGGTAAGTACCGCCGACAACGGAGGGCATGCCTCGGACACATCCACTGCAACCGCCCGATTCCCTTGTGGACACGCGTTGCCGGAGCGGATCCGTACCTCGGGCGCGATCGGAGGACAACCGTGACCTGTGGTGCCGGGCTTCTGCGTACGTGCGCTACTCGCCCACGAGGCGAGCACCGCTGATGCATACGATTCCTGGCATGGTCACTCGTATTGCTCCCCGGTCAGCGTTGGCCGCGGCTTCGTTGTTCCTCGCGCTCACCCTCGTCGGCTGCGGTGCCGGCGACGTGGCGGGTCCCTCCGAGGACAAGCCTGCGCAGAGTGCCCCCTCTTCTTCCGGTTCACCTCAGTCCTCGCCGTCCCCCACGTCCAGCGTGAACGAGGACGGTACGGCGAAGGCGGGGGCGAAGGCGAAGCTCGGGGAGCCGGTCCTGCTCCGCTACGAAGGAGGGACGAAGTCGGGCATTCTCGAGGTCACCGTCACCGGGATCGAGAAGGGCAGCAAGGCTGATGTGGCCTCGCTGGGGCTGAAGGACGACGCCAAGGAGATGACGCCGTACTACGTGCGGGCGACCATCAAGAACGCGGGCAAGAACGATCTCTCCCACGCGGCTGTCGACCCGCCCAGCGGACTGCTCGACGACGGGACCGCGGCCCGGCAGCTCCTGGTCATCGGGACCTTCGCCACCTGCGACTCCTACCCGAAGACCAAGAAGTTCCCGCCCGGGGCCTCGTACGAGACGTGCGCGCCGGTTTTCGCCGACCCCGGCACCGAGGTCACGGGTGCGGCATGGACGGGGCAGGGCTACCCCGACTTCCCGCCCTCCGCAGGCGTGACATGGACACCGTGAGGCGAGTCGGCGCCCTGCGTTGCGGCTGAGGCGTTGTCAGGACGGCGCGGCTGCGGGAGGCAAGTGCGGGCCGCAGGTCACACGGCTACGGCGGAGACATTGCTGCCGGGGAGCCTCGCGGCATAGGCCTCGATGTCGTCGCGATCCGAGGTGAGAACACTGCCTCCGCCGTGGCCGGCGGCGATGAGCACGGCAAGGGCGTCGACCGGGTCAGGGCGCTTCTTCGGCGGCAGGGCAGCAGAGCCGATCATGTCGCCGAGTGTCTTCCAGCCTTCGATGTTCACTCCGCCCGCGCAGGGGAGACAGCGAGGTGGCAGGTCATCCGGGTATCGAGCCCGGTCGGCGGGATACACGAAGGCATCGGCGAGGAGACGCTTCCAGGCGTAGGCCGTCTTCGGGCTTGTCCGCCATGCCTGTGACAGAGCGGGCCCAGGGATGATCGGTTTGTGCCCCCCGGCCGCGACGAAGCCTTTGTGCAGGATGTGCGCCCGGCGATCCTGACCGACCAGGGCCATCAACATCCCCATGTCGTACACGACCACGTTCACGCGGCGGCCTCGTTGCGCAGGGTGCGGCCGAGGATCGTGTCGATCTCAGCCTGCTCCTCCTTGGTCGGCTCGATGTCGTCACCTGCCCAGATGCCAGTGCCAGCCTCCTCCTCGGCCTCCACACGGGCCTTCTCGAAGGGCTCGAAGATCTTCCTGACCCGGTCCTGCTGATCCATCTGCGCCTGCGCGGCGATGGTCAGGAAGGTGGAGACGTCGAGTCCGGCGTCTGCGGCGTGCTCCCTGATTCGGTCGCGCACGGTGGCAGGCATGCTGATCGAGAAACGTACGGTCGCCATGCCACTACGGTAACACCGAGTGTTACCAGGCTGCGCTCTTCAGGACGACCAGCCTGGGGGGGCCTGGGTCAACTCGCCGATCCGAATGCACCGATCCGTTTCGCGGGACCGCGAGCGGCCCAGACGGGGTAGGCGGGGCATCGTCTTCCTGACCATCCGCCGTTTCACCGAGGCCAAGGTGCCGGCGCAACTCGGAGAGCACCGCGTCCGGCAGGGAAGCCGTGAGGTTCATGGAGACGTCGATCACATAGAGGTCAGCCATGCGCACGGCGCACGGCTGACCGTGGGCGACCCGTCACCCGAGCCGCCCTTCGCTCCTCGGCCGCTCCTCAGCCGCGCTTCTTCCGGTCGAAGAGGATGGTGGCCGCTGTGGGCAGCAGGCCGGTCCAGAAGAGGATCTGGGGCACTGTGCGGTCGGACCAGGGGAGTTGGGCGATGAGAAGTGCGCAGAGCATGGCCCAGGCGGCTTGGGCCAGGACGATGCGGGGCCAGCGGCGACAGCGGATCAGGGAGCGGAGGTTGATACGGATGCCGTTGCGCAGGCGCCGGTATCTGAGCAGGGCGCCCAGAGCCCAGATCGCTGCCATGGGGACGAGGGTCCACAGGCGTTGGCCGAGGGAGACCGGAAGCTCCCGCTGGGTCTCTCCCTCCACCGCGAAGAGGTCGAGCATGGTGCCGGCGAGGGCCAGGCAGAGCAGGGCGAGCCAGCGTACGCCGCGTAGGAGGCGGTAGGAGGCGTCGTCGAGCTTGCTGCGCAGCGACGCCGATTCGGGGGCGGCGCTCAGCGCGTCGGCGTACAGCGTCGCCGCCTCTGTCGCCTTGACGCCCGGGGCGGTTGCCGCCTTCTCGGTCCGGCGGGCCAGGGCGTACTGGTGCTGGGGGTCGAGACGGAGGATCGCCTCGTCCATCTGGTCGGCGACGGTCGTATTGCCCGACAGGGAGGCGATCTTCCAGACCACCTCGTGGGCATAGACCTCTTCGGGGCCCAGGCGCAGCGCGGCCATGGCCAGTTCCTCGGCGCGCCGGGCCGCGGCGTCCACCTCGTCCGCGCGGACCGCGCCGCCGCCCGCCCGGCCGAGGCGGAGCAGTTCGGCGGTGAAGACGGTGTCGGCGAGTTTGGCGTAGCCGTACCAGTCCTCCGGGGAGAGACGCACGACCTCGCGCAGCACCTTCTCCGCCTCCGGCAGCCGTCCGCCCCCTGCGGCCCACAGGGCGTGCGAGCGCATGACGAGCGCTCCGACGTCTGCAGGGCCGAGCGCGAGCGCCTGCTCGGTCGCGTCGAGCGCCGCGTCCGCGTTCTTGGGCTCCACCAGGTGGCACTTGGCGAGTTTGACCCAGGCGCGGATGTCTTCCGGGTCCTCGGCGAGCCGCTGCCTCATCAGGGCTTCGGCCTCGGCGCGTCGGTCGATGGCGAGGAGCGCCTCGGCGCGCTCCACCGCGGGATGCAGAGTGGTCACAGCTTCCGCTTCTTCTTCAGGTAGGCGACCAGGTCGTCGTACGTTCCGCCCTCATTGGCGAACATCGCCACGTTCCGGGCCGAGGCGAACCACGGGTCGGTGGACGGCACGATGTCCTTCGCGGCCGCGAGCAGGTCCTTCATGCCGATGAGACGTACGGTGCCGCTGCGGGCCGAGTCGAGGAGCGCCCTCTCGGCCGCCGCCTCGCACAGATGGGCGAGGTCGGCACCGGACAGGCCGTCGGTGACCTTGGCCAGCCTGCCCAGGTCGACGTTCACGATGGGCCGGTCCCGCAGGTGGTAGCGGAGGATCGCCTCGCGCGCCGGGGCGTCGGGCGGCAGCACGAGCAGTGTGCGGTCAAGGCGGCCGGGGCGGCGCAGCGCGATGTCCACGTCCCAGGGCACGTTGGTGGCGGCCAGCACGAACACGCCCTCGTTCGCTCCGGCGTCGATGCCGTCCAGCTCGGTGAGCAGCTGGTTGACGGTGTTGCGCATGCCGTTGTGGAGGGTGCGGCTGCGCTTCGCGCCCAGAGCGTCCAGTTCGTCGAGGAAGACCACGCACGGGGCCTGGCGGCGGGCGGTCTCGAAGACCTGGTGCATGTTGCGTTCGGAGTTCCCGATCCACATGTCGAGGACATCGTTGACCGACACGGACAGGAAACTCGCACCCAGTTCGCCTGCGACGGCCCTTGCGATGAATGTCTTGCCGCAGCCGGGCGGTCCGTACAGCAGCAGTCCGCCGCGCAGGCTCTTGCCGTACAGGCGGCGCAGTTCGGGGTTGCGCAGGGGTGCGAGGAAGGCGGCCTCCAGACGTTCCTTGACCTCCCGCATACCGCCGACATCGGCCAGGCGCACGGCCCCGCCTCCGTCCCCGTTGCCGTTCTCTCCGGTCCCGGGCTGTTCGACGTCCCAGGCGGGCGCGTCACCCGGGTCGTTCCGCCCGTCCGCCGCGAGCGGTGCCTCCACGAACCTGGGCGGCACGACGTCCCCGACCTGTTCCTCGGCGGCCCGCCAGTCGAACCCGCCCCGCCGCTCCTCCGGCGTCCGGGCCGTCTCCTGACCCGACGTCCGCGTCTCGGCCGCCGGTGCAGGTGCGGACGGCGTGGTCCGCTGCGGGACCGCCATCGCGCGCATCATGAGTTCCCGCGCTTGCGTGTCCCCCGGCGCGTGCTGCAGCGCGACGGCCACCTCGGCGACGGCCGTGTCCTGTCTGCCGGCGTCCAGGAGGAGTTCCGCCAGATGCAGCCGCAGAGGCACGTCGGCGGGTGCCGCTTCGACCGCCTTGCGCAGGCTCTGTATCAGGGGTGAGTCGTCCGACATGGGCTACACCCTACGGATCTCCGTCAGGGGGGGGCGCAGGCGAAGGGTACGGGCGCGACCGGCGTCCGGACGGGTCGGGCAACTGGGCGGCTCCGGGGGCGCGGTCGCCGACGCCGCCGCTGTCGCCCGTCTTGCCGGTGATCCTCCGGTCGGGAAAGGTGTCGCGCCGCAGTATCCGTGGTCATGCGGTTGGCGCGAGCAGGGGAGGTCGTCATCACTGTTCCACGTCGAGGGCGGCCCCCTTCGCCGGCTCGCCCCGCCGGAGGACGACCCTTCGTGGGTCCCGTACGGCCTTCCCGAGGCGTGCACCGCTGCGATCCACGCGAAGTGACGTGGGGAGACCTCAGCGATCCACTGGCTTGACCGTCGACTCGAAGCCCTCGACCCCCTCCACGAAGTGGTCGAACTCGCCTGCCTGGACTCCCAGTACGAACGCGTCCCACTTCCGGCGGTTCGTTGTCACGACATTGTCCGGGTCGCTCGTCTCGCGGATGTAGACGGGGGCTTCGGGGTCGTCCTCGCCGTTCCCGGCTCCGAAGGCGAGTTCGATCCACGGGCCGGGTCCGGTCGCGTCCTCGGGGGCTGCGCGGATCCAGTCGAGGTCTTGGGGGATGTCAGACACGGGTGGGGGCCTTGTCGAGTTTGAGGGCGTGGAGGAGGGCGCGGAATCCGGTCGAGGTGGCGTTGAGTACGGCTCCGGTGGCGTCGGCGGATTCGGTGATGAGGACGGTGTCGGCGGGGCCGGTGGATATGTGCACGCAGGAGTTGCCTTCGGAGCAGAAGGAGGACTTCTGCCAGGAAGAGGCCATGGGTATTTTCCTCACAGGTCTCGCATCACGTCGTGGATGAGGTCGCGGGTCTTGTCCGGGCTGAGGGCCACGGCTTCGATCCGGTCCAGGAGAGTTCGGTATTTGTGCAGCTGTGCTTCGGCGTCGAGGAACACCGCGCCGTGCGACTGATCGAGCTGGACGGTGTCCAACTGCGGTACGGGGCCGTGCGCGTAGGAGATCGACTGCCCCGATCCTGGGTAGGCGCCGACGTCGAAGGTGATGGCTCGCAGGGTGATGTGTTCACGATCGCTCAGATCGAGCAGGTGTTCCAGTTGTTGTCGTGCCACAGTGGGGCCGCCGACCTTCATGCGCAGGGCTGCCTCGTGGATGACCGCCTGGTACGACGTGGGATCGTCCGCGCGATACAGCACCGCCTGCCGCTTGATGCGGAACGAGAGCCGGTGCTCGATGTCGGGGGGTGAGAGTTCGGTGACCGCCTGGCGGAAGATCTCCAGTGCGTACTCGCGGGTCTGGAGCAGGCCGGGGACGCGGGCTGTGGTGGCCTCGCGTACCGACTTGGTGTGGTGCTCGAGTTCGGCCAGATCGAGCATCGGGGTCGGGAGCAGCTCGCGGTACTCCTCCCACCAGCCGCGCTTCCGCTCCGACGCCATGACCGCCATCGCTTCTACCAGGGCCTTGTCCGAGCAGTCGTAGTGGCAGGCGATCGTGCGCAGGCGCTCGGGGCTCACTCCCACGCGTCCGGCCTCCATGTTGCTGACCTGTGCCTGCTTGATGCCGAGAAGTTGACCGGCTTCCGTAGCGCTCAGGCCCGCCCGCTCGCGGAGTTTGCGCAGCTCCGCGCCGAAGCGAAGTTGTCTGCCCGTCGGGTTGGTCCTCACGGGGCCGTGGACCTCCTTGCCGCCGCTGGTCACCCACACGGGTGGCAGTGAACGAGATTATCAAGAGTTGGTGAATGTATTAACTCTGTCCCGCTACTTTAGAGCTCAGGAGCTGTATCCGACCAACTCCCCTCAGTAACCGGAGACTTCCATGGCCACCGTATCCCCGTCCTGGAACTACACCCTTCGTCTCCCCCGGGACCCCCGCTCCCCCGGCGTCGGACGCGCCACTCTGCGGGCCGTGCTCTCCGCGCACGACATCTCCGAACTCGCCCCCACTGCAGAGCTGTTGGCCGCCGAGCTGCTCAGCAACGCCCACCGGCACACCGTGGGCGAGTATGCCCTGCGGGTCCTGGAGGTCGGCGGGCGGCTGCGTGTGGGGGTGTGGGACCGGGACTGGCGGGTGCCGGTGGGGTTCGGAGGGGGCGACGTCCGGCCCGTCGACCTCGACGCCGAGTGTGGGCGTGGGTTGCAGCTCGTGCGCGCCTGCTCCGAGGGGCGGGGTGTGTCCGTGTGGAGCGACCTCGGTGTCTCGCGCGGCGGAAAACTGCTGTGGGTCGACTGCGGCGCCGTCGAGTGATCATTCCTAAGAAAGCAGGCCGCCTCTACACTTGCTGGCGGTGGACTGGCGCGCGGTGAGGGGCGGTTGACGGTGCGTAAGGCGTGGATCGTGGTGATCGCTGCCGGCAGCGCCGGGCTCGCCTTCGTGATGGTGCTGGTCGTGGGTGTCTATCTGGTCGCCGGGAATCTTGCCGCCGGGATCGGCGGAAAGTCCGTCGGGCTGGCCAAGGGGGCCGTTCCCGGGGCTTATCAGGCGCTCGTGCAGAAATGGGGCAATCTGTGCGACGCCATCAATCCCGCACTGCTCGCCGCGCAGCTGTACCAGGAGAGCGGGTTCAATCCGAAGGCGCAGAGCCCCGCCGCCGCGCAGGGGATCGCGCAATTCATTCCGGGGACCTGGGCCGCGCACGGGCTGGACGGTGACGGGGACGGCGACCGTGACGTCTGGGACCCGAATGACGCGATTCCATCGGCCGCCTCGTACGACTGCTCGCTCGCGAAGTACGTGAAGGACGTACCCGGCGATCCGACGGCGAACATGCTCGCTTCCTACAACGCGGGGGCGTACGCCGTGATCAAGTACGGGGGTGTTCCGCCGTACAAGGAGACCCAGAACTATGTGAAGACGATCACGACGCTGTCGAAGAGCTTCGCCGCTCCGACGAGCCGGGTCGACCCGAGTGAGCAGGCGGCCGGGGCCATCGCGTACGCGCAGAAGAAGCTCGGGACGCTGTATCTGTGGGGCGGCACCGGTACCGCTGAGCAGGGCGGACGCTTCGACTGCTCCGGGCTGACGCAGGCGGCGTACGACAGTGTGGGGATCACGCTGCCCCGCGTCGCGAACGATCAGTACAACGCCGGGCCGCACCCCTCGCGCGACGAGCTGCTGCCCGGGGATCTGGTGTTCTTCTCCGACGACCTCACCAACTCGCGGGCCATTCGGCACGTCGGGATTTATGTGGGAGGCGGATACATGATCGACGCGCCGCGGACGGGGGCCGTCATCCGATTCGACCCGATTGACACCCCCGACTACTTCGGTGCTACCCGGGTCACCGAAGATGGCGCGAAAGCGTTGCCCACGACGGTCTGACAGCGCCGTAATTCTCTGTGAACCACTGCCCTGAGCTGCGCAGACGTGTCTCTCTTCGATAACGTCTGAGTGATCATTCAGTGGAGGGTGGAACGTATTGAGAAGGAGTGTGCGTTCCTATTTGACGTAGCGCGTTGACGCTCATGCGGAAGCACTACGGACACCACGGGGGTGGCAAAGCGCGGCGCACGTACGGGTGCGGTCGCGAGAACGATGACGAAAGGGCCGCAGCACGATGGCTGGACTCGCCGCGCATGCCGCTACCTCACTGGCCGCTGAATCCGGATCGAATCCCGACGTCGAGCTGCTGTACGACATCAATGGTCTGGCCAAGGATGCGCCGCACTGGCTGGACCGGGTGATGGAGTTCGTGGGGGAGTACGGGCTCCTCTTCGCGATGGTGCTGCTGATCCTGTGGTGCTGGTGGGGAGTGCGGAAGCGGGGCGGCGAGGACGCGGCCTCGTCCGTGGCCGCGTTGGTGTGGGCGCCGCTCGCCGCCGGGGTCGCCGTGCTGGTGAACGTGCCGATACGCGGGTTCGTGGAGCGGCCCCGGCCCTTCCTCGATCACGAGGGGCTGGAGGTGCTGGTCTCCGGCAAGACCGACTACTCGTTCGTGAGCGATCACGCGACGCTGATCATGGCGATGGCGGTGGCGCTGTTCGTCGCCAACCGGAAGTTCGGGCTGGTCGGGCTGGTCATCGGGCTGCTGGGCGGGTTCATCCGGGTCTACATGGGTGTGCACTACCCGACGGATGTGATCGGGGGGTTCGCGCTCGGGACCGCGGTCGCGTTGCTGCTGTCGCCGCTGGCCATGGCTCTGCTGACGCCGTTGATGAAGGCGGTGGAACGGTCGGGGCGTGCGGGGTGGATCGTGCGGGCTCGGGGGCGTGATGGGGGGCGTGCGGTGATTCCGGGGGCGCGGGTTGAGTCGGCGTCTGCGGAGGAGCGGGATCTGGCGGCCTGAGGGTTTCCCCGATCTTTTTCGCCCCCGCTGCCCCTACCTGTCCCCTCCCTCAAGGGGCTGTGCCCCTATGACCCCCATGTGCGGCTGAGTGGGGCTTCTCGCGTAGTTCCCCGCGCCCCGGGGTGTGAGGGCCTGCGGCCCTTCCCACCCCGGGATCACAGCGCCTGCGGGAACGTGAAGAAGCGGGTCGGGTCGTATTTCTTCTTCACGGTGGTCAGGCGGGGGGTTGCTTCGCCGTAGTACGCCTTTTTCCAGTTGGTCAGGGTCGCGTCGGTGTAGTTCTGGTACGCGGCGCCCGAGGCGTGGCGGGTCATGGACTTGTGGGCCCTGTCGAGCCAGGACTGGGCCGTCGTGCCGGTGGTGCCGGGCTTCCAGGAGGCGAGGTACTGGGCCAGCATCCGGGAGCGACGGTGCACGAACGCCGTGGCCGTGGGCGAGACCCGGTTGACCTGGCCGCCGAGTGCCGTGAGGGCGATGCTGCCTGCCCCGCCCTTCACCCCGGTGATCTGGGTCAGGAGGGTCTGGACGCCCGCTGACGAGATCGAGCGGTCGAAGAAGTCCGAGCGGGCCGCGTACGTCTCCCTGCGCAGCGCGCCCTGCGGGGAGCGGCCCGGCGTCGAGCCGGGCAGGTGGCACTTGGCGTCGGTCGAGAACGAGCCGCAGCCGGCGTAGCCCTCCATGGCGTCCTCGTACGAGCGGCGCTTGAGGGAGACGCTGCGGGCCGGGGTGCCGACGCGGTCGGCGAGGCGGTCGAGGGCGTTCTCCAGGTCGCCGTAGCCGCCGAGGGAGAACGCGGCGACGGCGACGGTCGGGGTGCCGCCGTTCGCCAGGTGGCAGGAGGACCAGATCTCGTCGGCCTGTGTGGGGCCCCACTCCTGCCAGGCCTTCAGCACGGCGGCGGCCTTGGACCACGGCCAGGTGAGGTACGCGGTGACGCCCTGGCGGGCCGGGTGGGTCTTGAAGCGGAGTTCCGTGACCACGCCGAAGTTGCCGTTGCCCGCGCCTCGTAGGGCCCAGAAGAGGTCCTTGTTGGTGGTGGCGTTCGCGATCAGTTGCTTGCCGTCCGCGGTGATCAGGGTGGCCTGGGTGAGGCTGTCGCAGGTCAGGCCGTAGGCGCGGGAGGTGACGCCGTGGCCGCCGCCGAGGGTGAGGCCGGAGACGCCCACGGTGGGGCAGGAGCCGGCGGGTATGGTGACGCCCTTCGCGGCCAGGGCCCGGTAGACGTCGATCAGCTTCGAGCCCGCGCCGACCACGGCCTCGTTCTGGGAGGCGCGGATCTTGTTCAGTTTCGAGACGTCTATGACCAGGCGGCCGTTGCCGGAGGACCAGCCGGCGTAGGAGTGGCCGCCGTTGCGGATCGAGACCTTCAGGGCGTGGGCCTTGGCGTAGGCGAGGGTCGTGCGGATGTCGTCGGGGTGGGCGACGTAGGCGACGGCGGTGGGTTTCAGGGTGTCGAAGCGGGTGTTGTAGAGCTGGCGGGCTGTGGGCCAGGACTTGTCGCCGGGGCGGATGAGGGGGCCGTCCAGGTCTCGGGCCAGGGCGGACCAGTTGGCGGTGGTGCCGGTGACTGTGGTTGTGGTGGTGCGCAGGGAGGTGTTTGTGGCGCGGGGGTTGGGGGTGGGGGTGGTGCAGGCGGAGGTCGTGGTCAGGGTGGTGGTGAGTGCGGCTGCTCCGCCGAGGAATGTGCGCCGTTCCATGTGGGTCTCCCGGTGCGCCGGTCGTGGGTTCGTGGAACGAGACGGGGTTGGTGGGGTGCGGGTTCCCAGGATCTCCGCCCCCGCCGCCCCTACCCGTCCCGTCCCCAGGGGCTGTGCCCCTTCGCCCCCTTCGTCTCAAGGGCTTGTGCCCCTCCCCCTGGGGGCGCCCTATAGCTCGGGGGTGCGAGTTCGTGGGCGGCCGCGGGTTCGTCGTGGTTGTTCGCGCAGTTCCCCGCGCCCCTGGAGGGGCGCGGGGTTGTTGGCGGCAGTCTCCCGGCACCCTGAGGGTTGCCGATAGCCCTTTGCGCTCTGCGGACCGAGAAGCACGGGGCGGCAGCCCCTGCTTTTCAGGGGCGCGGGGAACTGCGCGACCAGCCCCCGCCCAGCGGCGGTCGGCGTCAAAGGGACGCCGGAGTCACCTCCCCCGCTCCCCTCCGCTTCCTCCGCCACGCGTACGCCGCCAGGGCGCGGTTCCCCGGCCCCGCGCCCCTCGTACGGACGGCCTGGCCCCCCACACCCCCCGTACGACGGCCCGGCACCCCCGCGTACGGCGGCCCCGGCAGCCCGCGCCCCACGTACGTCCACCCCCGCAGCCCTTGCCCCTCAGCACAGTGGCCCCGCCCCGCGCCCCCTCTCTCAACACCCCGCGCCCCCTGACCGCTGAACGAATGTTCCCCCCTCGGCCCCCGCGCAGCCCCCAGGCCCGCACGGCGCAGCCTCCCCTTTCATCGGTTCGGTGGGCGTGGAGTTGGGGGGAAGTGG encodes the following:
- a CDS encoding ATP-binding protein → MSDDSPLIQSLRKAVEAAPADVPLRLHLAELLLDAGRQDTAVAEVAVALQHAPGDTQARELMMRAMAVPQRTTPSAPAPAAETRTSGQETARTPEERRGGFDWRAAEEQVGDVVPPRFVEAPLAADGRNDPGDAPAWDVEQPGTGENGNGDGGGAVRLADVGGMREVKERLEAAFLAPLRNPELRRLYGKSLRGGLLLYGPPGCGKTFIARAVAGELGASFLSVSVNDVLDMWIGNSERNMHQVFETARRQAPCVVFLDELDALGAKRSRTLHNGMRNTVNQLLTELDGIDAGANEGVFVLAATNVPWDVDIALRRPGRLDRTLLVLPPDAPAREAILRYHLRDRPIVNVDLGRLAKVTDGLSGADLAHLCEAAAERALLDSARSGTVRLIGMKDLLAAAKDIVPSTDPWFASARNVAMFANEGGTYDDLVAYLKKKRKL
- a CDS encoding DUF397 domain-containing protein, producing the protein MSDIPQDLDWIRAAPEDATGPGPWIELAFGAGNGEDDPEAPVYIRETSDPDNVVTTNRRKWDAFVLGVQAGEFDHFVEGVEGFESTVKPVDR
- a CDS encoding DUF397 domain-containing protein codes for the protein MASSWQKSSFCSEGNSCVHISTGPADTVLITESADATGAVLNATSTGFRALLHALKLDKAPTRV
- a CDS encoding helix-turn-helix transcriptional regulator, whose translation is MRTNPTGRQLRFGAELRKLRERAGLSATEAGQLLGIKQAQVSNMEAGRVGVSPERLRTIACHYDCSDKALVEAMAVMASERKRGWWEEYRELLPTPMLDLAELEHHTKSVREATTARVPGLLQTREYALEIFRQAVTELSPPDIEHRLSFRIKRQAVLYRADDPTSYQAVIHEAALRMKVGGPTVARQQLEHLLDLSDREHITLRAITFDVGAYPGSGQSISYAHGPVPQLDTVQLDQSHGAVFLDAEAQLHKYRTLLDRIEAVALSPDKTRDLIHDVMRDL
- a CDS encoding ATP-binding protein, coding for MATVSPSWNYTLRLPRDPRSPGVGRATLRAVLSAHDISELAPTAELLAAELLSNAHRHTVGEYALRVLEVGGRLRVGVWDRDWRVPVGFGGGDVRPVDLDAECGRGLQLVRACSEGRGVSVWSDLGVSRGGKLLWVDCGAVE
- a CDS encoding bifunctional lytic transglycosylase/C40 family peptidase; the encoded protein is MTVRKAWIVVIAAGSAGLAFVMVLVVGVYLVAGNLAAGIGGKSVGLAKGAVPGAYQALVQKWGNLCDAINPALLAAQLYQESGFNPKAQSPAAAQGIAQFIPGTWAAHGLDGDGDGDRDVWDPNDAIPSAASYDCSLAKYVKDVPGDPTANMLASYNAGAYAVIKYGGVPPYKETQNYVKTITTLSKSFAAPTSRVDPSEQAAGAIAYAQKKLGTLYLWGGTGTAEQGGRFDCSGLTQAAYDSVGITLPRVANDQYNAGPHPSRDELLPGDLVFFSDDLTNSRAIRHVGIYVGGGYMIDAPRTGAVIRFDPIDTPDYFGATRVTEDGAKALPTTV
- a CDS encoding phosphatase PAP2 family protein — its product is MAGLAAHAATSLAAESGSNPDVELLYDINGLAKDAPHWLDRVMEFVGEYGLLFAMVLLILWCWWGVRKRGGEDAASSVAALVWAPLAAGVAVLVNVPIRGFVERPRPFLDHEGLEVLVSGKTDYSFVSDHATLIMAMAVALFVANRKFGLVGLVIGLLGGFIRVYMGVHYPTDVIGGFALGTAVALLLSPLAMALLTPLMKAVERSGRAGWIVRARGRDGGRAVIPGARVESASAEERDLAA
- a CDS encoding FAD-binding oxidoreductase, whose amino-acid sequence is MERRTFLGGAAALTTTLTTTSACTTPTPNPRATNTSLRTTTTTVTGTTANWSALARDLDGPLIRPGDKSWPTARQLYNTRFDTLKPTAVAYVAHPDDIRTTLAYAKAHALKVSIRNGGHSYAGWSSGNGRLVIDVSKLNKIRASQNEAVVGAGSKLIDVYRALAAKGVTIPAGSCPTVGVSGLTLGGGHGVTSRAYGLTCDSLTQATLITADGKQLIANATTNKDLFWALRGAGNGNFGVVTELRFKTHPARQGVTAYLTWPWSKAAAVLKAWQEWGPTQADEIWSSCHLANGGTPTVAVAAFSLGGYGDLENALDRLADRVGTPARSVSLKRRSYEDAMEGYAGCGSFSTDAKCHLPGSTPGRSPQGALRRETYAARSDFFDRSISSAGVQTLLTQITGVKGGAGSIALTALGGQVNRVSPTATAFVHRRSRMLAQYLASWKPGTTGTTAQSWLDRAHKSMTRHASGAAYQNYTDATLTNWKKAYYGEATPRLTTVKKKYDPTRFFTFPQAL